A window of Colius striatus isolate bColStr4 chromosome 29, bColStr4.1.hap1, whole genome shotgun sequence contains these coding sequences:
- the LOC133628372 gene encoding nuclear receptor subfamily 2 group F member 1-A-like codes for MALAAGPWPEPPLPPPPPPPPPPAAGGPKAAGDCLVCGDKASGKHYGQFTCEGCKSFFKRSVRRNLSYSCRGGRDCPVDQPHRNQCQYCRLRKCLRVGMRREAVQRGRMAPAPSSPGQYTLTPGDPYGSHGCLSSFISSLLRAEPYLPARYGAQSLQPGGVLGVEGICELAARLLFSAVEWAKGIPFFPDLQLSDQVALLRLGWSELFVLNAAQSALPFHAAPLLAAAGLHAAPGAAERVGAFMGHVQLFQEQVQKLKALRVDAAEFACLKALALFSPDAAGLSDPGQVADVQEKSQCALEEHVRRQHPRQPSRFGRLLLRLPALRSVSAPGIQQLFFSGLVGKTPIETLIRDMLLAGAALNWPYGSMQ; via the exons ATGGCTCTGGCGGCGGGGCCGTGGCCGgagcctcctcttcctcctcctcctcctcctcctcctcccccagccgCCGGGGGCCCGAAGGCAGCGGGGGATTGTCTGGTGTGCGGGGACAAGGCGAGCGGGAAGCACTACGGACAATTCACCTGCGAGGGCTGCAAAAGCTTCTTCAAGCGGTCGGTGCGGCGGAATCTGTCCTACAGCTGCCGGGGGGGCCGGGACTGCCCCGTGGACCAACCGCACCGCAACCAGTGTCAGTACTGTCGGCTCCGAAAGTGCCTCCGCGTGGGGATGCGGCGGGAAG CCGTGCAGCGAGGCCGCATGGCCCCGGCCCCGAGCAGCCCCGGCCAGTACACCCTGACCCCCGGGGACCCCTACGGCAGCCACGGCTGCTTGAGCAGCTTCATCTCCTCGCTGCTCCGTGCCGAGCCCTACCTGCCGGCTCGCTACGGCGCCCAGAGCCTGCAGCCCGGTGGCGTGCTGGGCGTGGAGGGCATCTGCGAGCTGGCCGCTCGCCTCCTCTTCAGCGCCGTGGAATGGGCCAAGGGAATCCCGTTCTTCCCGGACTTGCAGCTTTCGGACCAAGTGGCTTTGCTGCGCTTGGGCTGGAGCGAGCTGTTCGTGCTGAACGCGGCGCAGTCGGCGCTGCCCTTCCACGCCGCCCCGCTCCTGGCAGCCGCCGGGCTCCACGCCGCCCCCGGGGCCGCCGAGCGCGTCGGCGCCTTCATGGGCCACGTCCAGCTCTTCCAGGAGCAGGTGCAGAAGCTGAAGGCGCTGCGGGTCGATGCCGCCGAATTCGCCTGTCTCAAGGCCCTGGCGCTCTTCTCCCCGG ACGCGGCCGGGCTGTCGGACCCGGGGCAAGTGGCCGATGTGCAGGAGAAGTCTCAGTGTGCGCTGGAGGAACACGTCCGGCGGCAGCACCCGCGCCAGCCCAGCCGCTTCGGCCGCCTGCTCCTGCGCCTGCCCGCCCTGCGCAGCGTCTCCGCCCCCGGCATCCAGCAGCTCTTCTTCAGCGGCCTGGTCGGCAAGACCCCCATCGAGACCCTCATCCGAGACATGCTGCTCGCCGGCGCTGCCCTCAACTGGCCCTACGGCTCCATGCAGTGA